One Intestinimonas butyriciproducens genomic window, GATCAAGCCGCGCGGGCGCCCAAGATCAAGGCCACCGGATTGGTGGTGAGGAAGAACTTGAGAAGGGTGGTCTGCTCCACCGTCTCCTCGGGGATGATGTGTCCCAGGTAGCGTATTACCCACGCACACAGGAAGAGAATGGCGCAGCCCTTGACGAGGCCCAGGAGCGCCCCTCCGGTCTTGTTGAGAAAATGGAGGCCGGGGAGGCGGGCGACCAGATCCAGGGCGTGGCTGAACACGGTCCAGGCCACCAGGACGATCACAAAGCCGGCGACAAAGAGGATCATGTAGGCCACCGTTTCGGCGATGGAAGCGGCCACGGCGGCGGCCGTGCTGGCGGCCACGTCGGTCATGCCCTGCTCCACCGCCTTGTCGATGGCGTCCACCGCGCTCTGATAGAGCCCCATATCCTTGAGGATATCCAGGATGTCTGCGAGGGGAACGTCAACAGATGCCTCGGGGAGCGCGCCGTCGGAGGAGGGAAGGGCCGCCTGCATCTGCTCCTCCAGCCGGGATTCGATGGCGGAGGCAAATTTGGGTTCCAGGTAGTCGGCCACCTTGGGGGCCAGCAGATCAGCAAGAAAGTTGCCGCCGATGAAGGCCACCAGGACGGCAACCAGGCCGCACAGGGATAGCAGGAGGCCGCGGGACGCCCCGTGGAGGGCGAAACCGGCGAGGATGAGCAGGATAACGACGTCAAAGAGGATCGCAGTGGTTGTCATGATTACACCTCGGTATCGATCGAAAGGGGAAGGAACTGGGACGGATCAGCCCGGAATATAGAGCCGGGCGGTCTCGCCGCCCACCAGAAAGGCGGTACCGTCGCTGCGGAGGACCACGCTGCGGGCGCCCATGGTATTTTCCAGCGCGTCATAGAGCTGAAGATCTTTGGTATAGAGGGTGAGCCCTGCCGCGGTGAGCACGGCCACATAGCGGCCGGAGGCGTCCAGGTCCAGCACTTGGTCCTCCAGGTCCAGAGAGGCCAGCTCCTGGCCGTCAGCGCCCACTGTGACCAGCGCGGCGCCGCTGCCGGCACGGTATTTACCCAGCAGCAGGGCGGAAAAGCCATCGCCATCCAAGGCGTAGTCCTTGAGGTAGCGCCCGGCATAGTCGTAGTGTACGGCGGCGGAACCGTCGGCCCGGGCCACGGAGAGACTGCTCTCACCCAACGCCCAAAAGGCGGAGCCGTCGGCACGGAGGTCCAGAATGGCGTTGTTGCCCAGAGAATAGGAGGCGAAGGGGACGTCGCCATCCAGCGCATAGAGATCCAGACCGCTTTCAAATACGTCCTCATTCTGTCCCACGGTGAGTACGGCCACGGTCTTGCCGTCGTCGGAGAGGAGGCCGTCAGTCACAAACCGGGTGGAAATCCGGATGCCCACCACCGGATGTCCGCCGCTGCTGTAAACGGTGACCACGCCCTTATAGCCGGACTCCCGGGTGGTGACCGCGAAGGAGCCGCCGGGGCCCATTCGGGCGGAGAGGATCTCGTGTCCCTGCTCCGTGTTCAAGACGAAGGAAGTGGAGCGGTCCTCGTAAGTATGGAGAACATTGCCGCCCGCGTCATAGATCAGCGCGGCCGAGCCGCAGGTATCCGCCACGGGCCTGTTGAGGGTGAGGGATTCATTGAGGTATTCAACGCCGCCGGAGGAGTAGAGCCGCACCCCGGCAGTGGACCATACCAACAGATCGTCTCCCACCTGGGAATAACCGCCCTTGCCCGCGCTGTCATACTGGAAGGACTCAGTCTGGCCCGAATCGCTCTTCTCCAGAGAGCGGTAGACGAACCACCGCCTGATGGAATCGAAGTTCAGCCTGTCACGGTAGACCACCGCCGCTACCGCGCCCAGCAGAAGGGCTAGTGTGACCAGAAAGGCCAGCAGGCGGACAAAAATGTTCGGTTTTTTCTTCGGCGCCGGAGGGACCGGCTTCAGCTCTTCCATGTTATGCGCTCCTGTGCGGCGGGATTACAGTACGTCTTCGTCGTACCACAGTTGGGTCATATAGAGTCCGCCGGGTGGGACGGTGGGGCCGGCGGCGGTCCGATTCCTGCTTTCCAGGATGGCGCTCACGTCCTCGGGGGCAAACTTGCCCTCGGCGGCGTAAACGCAGGTACCCACCATAGCCCGTACCATATTGTAGAGGAACCCGTTGGCACATACCCGGCACTCGATGAGATCGCCGGTGCGAGTGATGTTGAAGTAGTGGACGGTACGCACCGGGGACCTGACCTCCGTGCCCACAGCGCGGACGGCGGAAAAGTCGTGGGTGCCCACAAAGCAGTCCGCAGCGCGCTGCATGATGGATTCGTCCAGATGTTTGGGATAGAACCAGGCTCGGTTGACATAAAAAGCATTTCCCAGCCTGGAGTTATAGATGCGGTAGGTGTACTCCTTCCTGAGACAGGACCCAATGGCGTTGAAATGCTCCGGTACCTCGGTGGCCTTGACCACCACGATATCGTCGGGAAGACGGGTGTTCACCGCCAGAGGGATGCGGTCCGTAGGAATGGAGGAACGGGTGTGGAAATTGGCGATATACACCTCCGCATGGACGCCGGCGTCCGTGCGCCCCGCCCCGGTACACTTGACGGGGTGGCACACCACCGTGGAGAGGGCCTTTTCCAGCGTCTCGGCCACGGAGACGGCGTTCTTCTGCACCTGCCAGCCGTGGTAGGCGGTGCCCACGTACATCAATTTCAGGGCAATATTTCTCTCCTGCATGGCGCCTCCCGTCAAAAAAGCGTCGTGCGGCGCAGCAGGATGACGACGGCCACCAGGACGGCGCTCCCCACCAGGGTGAGATAATCCCGCGCCTCGAACTTGAGTTGACGCAGGCGGGTGCGGCCCTCGCCGCCGTGGTAGCAGCGGCACTCCATGGCCACGGCCAGTTCGTCGGCCCGCCGGAAGGCAGAGATAAAGAGGGGGACCAGCAGGGGGACCAGGGCTTTGGCCTTCTGGAGGAGGTCTCCGGTGTCGAAGTCGGCGCCCCGCGCCTTTTGGGCGGACATGATCTTGTCGGTCTCCTCGATCAAGGTGGGGATGAACCGGAGGGCGATGGACATCATCATACTCAGCTCATGGACGGGGACCCGAACCTTTTTGAGGGGGCCCAGCAGCTTTTCCAGGCCGTCGGTGAGCATGATGGGAGAGGTAGTATAGGTGAGCAGGAAGGTGCAGGTGATGAGAAGGGTGATGCGCAGGATCATGAAGAAAGCGGCCCACAGACCCTCCACGGTGATCTTCAGAAACTTCCACTGCCAAATGGGGTCGCCGGGAGTGTAGAAGATATTGAGGATGGCGGTGAGCACGATGATGAAAAGGATCGGCTTCATGCCACGCAGAATGGTCTTGAGATGCACTTTGGAGACGGCGATGGCGCAGGCCAGTACCGCCAGAAGGAGCCCATAGGCCAGAAGTCCCTTGGCGGTGAAGAGGGCCACGATATAGAGCACCACGAAGAGCAGCTTGGTCCTGGGGTCCAGCTTGTGGATGACGGTGGAGCCAGGAAAGTATTGGCCCAGTGTAATGTCCTTCAGCGCCATTACCTCGCCCCCTTTCGGGCCAGGCAGTCGCGAACGGCGGCCTTGGCCTGCTCGATGGTATAGACGGAGGGATCGACGTCTACGCCCATGGCCTTGAGCCGGTGGAAGACCCGGGTCACCTGGGGAACGCCCAGACCCATCGCTTCCAGCTCATCCCCGTGAGCAAAGACCTCTCTGGGCGGGCCGGAGAAGGGGATACGCCCGCCGCTGACCACGACCAGGCGGTCCACAGTGCGGGCCACCTCCTCCATGGAGTGGGAGACCAGGATAATGGTGGCGTTTTTGGCCCTGTGATAGTCGCGGATGTTGCCCAGAATGGATTCCACGCCCACAGGGTCCAGACCGGCGGTGGGCTCGTCCAGCACCAAAACGGCGGGCTCCATGGCGATGACGCCGGCAATGGCGACCCGGCGCTTCTGGCCGCCGGAGAGCTCGAAGGGGGACTTTTCCAGCACCGGGTCGGCAAGCCCCACAAAGGCTGCGGCGTCCCGGACCCGACGGTCAATCTCCGCCTCGTCAAGCCCCATGTTGCGGGGGCCGAAGGAGATATCCTTGTAAACCGTCTCCTCAAAGAGCTGGTACTCCGGATACTGAAAGACCAAGCCTACCTGAAAGCGGGTCTGGCGGGTGCGCTCCTTGGTCTCCCAGATGTCGCGCCCTTCGAAGAGGACCCGGCCCGAGGTGGGCTTCAGCAGGGCGTTCAAATGCTGGATCAGAGTGGACTTGCCGGAACCCGTCCGGCCGATGATGCCGAGATATTCCCCGCGGTAGGCGGTGAAGTCCACATCCACCAGGGCGCCGTGCTCGAAAGGGGTGCCGGCGGAGTAGATGTGGCTGAGCTTTTCCGTCTGAATGATCGCTTCCAAAGGAAATCAGTCCTAACGTTATAGTGGTGCACGCCCGGATATGGGTCGCGCCCTAGAACGAGAAAATGCGCAGTGGTTACGGTTGTTCCAATTGATTCACGCATTCACGCAGAGAGGAGATTTGGGCTTCCAAGAGGCGGACACGCCGCCAAAGAGCGGCGATAAGCCCGCCGACAGCGGTGAGAATCAGGCTGAAGAATATCCTGGCGCCTAGGGAGAGATAGAGTTCAAAGGTGTAGCCGCAAATGGTAAATACAAATATAAATGTTAGAAAAAGGATAATACAGATTCCGGCCAGCGGGTGAAAGCTTGGGTCGCTCAGCATGGGGGATTCGCTCCTTCCTTCTCCAGAAGGCGATATAGCGCCTGGGCACACTCTTCGTCGGAGAGGGCGTCCAGGGGCAGCGCCAGCCCCTCCTGCCGGAGTTCATAGCACAGCTCCACCGTCTCGGGGACGGTGAGCCCCACGGCCTTAAGGCCCTCCACGTCGGCAAAGACCTCTTTGGGTGTGCCGTCCGCCACCACATGGCCGCCGGCCATGACCACCAGGCGGTCCGCCTGGGCGGCCTCGTCCATATGGTGGGTGATGAGGACCACCGTGACGCCGGCCCTCCGGTTGAGCTGCTTGACGGTATCCATGACCTCTTTGCGGCCCACGGGGTCCAGCATGGCGGTGGGCTCGTCCAGCACGATGCAGCGGGGGCGCATGGCGATGACGCCGGCAATGGCGACCCGCTGCTTTTGGCCGCCGGAGAGCAGATGGGGGGCATGCTCCCGAAATTCATACATACCCACCGCCTTCAGCGCGTCGTCCACGCGCCGGCGGATCTCGGCGGGGGGGATGCCGAGGTTTTCGGGGGCGAAAGCCACGTCCTCCTCCACCACGTTGGCGACGATCTGGTTATCCGGGTTTTGAAAGACCATACCCACCGTGCGGCGGATATCCAGCAGCAGATTGTCGTCGGCGGTATCCATGCCGCTGACAAATACCTTGCCGCCGGACGGCAGCAAAATGGCGTTCATATGCTTGGCCAATGTGGACTTGCCGGAGCCGTTATGCCCCAGCACGGCGACAAAGGACCCCTCCTCGATCTCCAGATTCACGCCGTCCAGCACCACGGGGGAGACGCCTTCGGCAGTGGTGTAGGAGAAGTGAAGGTCCTGTGTTTGAATGATACTGCCCATAAAAAGACTCCTTTGATGGAATGGGGACCTGCCGGATATGCAGCCTAGCGGTCGGCCACCCAGCGCCCGGTGGCCCCGGCTGGAAGGACCAGGCCGCTGTCGGTAACGGGGAGCCCCAGCTCACCGCTGTCGGTATGGCCGCCGTGGCGCTTTGTGACCACCGTTTCCAAAATATAGGTGAGCACCGACGGAGCAAGCCCTGTGGTGTAGGAGTTGATCAGAAAGAAAAGGGGCTCTTTGGAGAGTACGCCCGCCACCAACTCCACAAAGGGATAGAGGTTGTCCTCCAGCTTCCAGACCTCGCCGGAAGGGCCGCGCCCATAGGAGGGGGGGTCCATGATGACGGCATCGTACCGTCGGCCCCGTCGAATCTCACGCTCTACAAACTTGCCGCAGTCGTCGATGATCCAGCGGATGGGCGCGCCCTCCAAGCCGGAAAGCTTGGCGTTCTCACGGGCCCAGCTCACCATGCCCTTGGCGGCGTCCACATGGCACACCGAGGCCCCCGCGGCCGCGCAGGCCACGGTGGCTCCGCCGGTATAGGCAAAAAGATTGAGCACGGAGATGGGGCGGTTTGCCTTGCGGATGCGCTCCATGCAGAAATCCCAGTTGGCGGCCTGCTCAGGGAAAAGGCCGGTGTGCTTGAAGTTCATGGGTTTGACCTGAAAGGTGAGGTCCCGATAAGCGATCTTCCACTGCTGGGGCACATCCTTCTTTTCCCACTGGCCGCCTCCGGTGGAGGAACGGGCATATCGGGCGTCGGGACGGCGCCACAGCGGGTCCTCTCTGGCAGTGTCCCAGATGGCCTGGGGATCGGGCCGCACCAGGATGCAGTCTCCCCATCGCTCCAGCTTTTCCCCTCTGCCGCAGTCGATGAGCTCATAGTCGCGCCATTTATCCGAGACCCACATACCTCTGGTCCTCCCTGTTTCCATGCAAATCGCTTGATTATATCATAAAAAAAGGAGGGGGTCAATTCTTACCGCAACGAGGAAATCCCGCAGAAAACATTGAGTTGGGGCGGGAAATGTGGTAAAATAGCAAAATCAGAAGAAACGGGAGGTAACGTCCTATGAATCCAGCCGAAAACTCCTTTCGGACCGCCGTTGTGGGCGGGTTTAACCGTCAGGACGTCCTGAACTATATCGAGTCCAGCGCAAGGGAGTCCAAGGAACGGGTCGCCGCGCTGCAAAAAGAGGCGGAGGAGGCCAAACAGGCCGGAGAGGCTGCCCGCAGAGAGGCCGATGCCGCCAAGGGGCGCGAGGATGTGCTGAAGCGGGACCTGGAGCGGCTGCAGAAGGCGGAGGCAGAAAAGAGCGCCTCTCTGGAGAGCGCCCAGTCCGATCTGGAGCAGGTGCGCCGGGAATTGGCGGAGCTGCGGGAAGCACTGGGTGCCCTTAAGGACAAGGCGGCCCGGTGGGAGAGCGGCGCGAAGGCCTATGCGGAGCTCAAGGACCGCACCGCCACCATTGAGCTGGAGGCCCACCAGAGGGCCAGGGCCATTGAGAGCCAGGCCGAGGAAAAGGCGAAAAAGGTCCGTACGGCGGCGGAACAGATCCTGTATAAAGTGCAGGCGGGCTACGGACGCCTGCGGGGAGATGTGGATGCCACCATTACCCATGCCTCCGGCGAGATGGACCGGGTGGACAGGGCGCTGGAGCAGGTGCGCGCCGAGTTTGCTGAGCACGACGCGGCACTGGAGCGTCTCCTCCAGTCCTGCCGGGAGTGTACCGGCTGTAAGGCGCCGGAGCCCCTTCCTCTGGATGACAAGTAGCGCTGAAAGGGCGGGCCGAAAAACGGCCCGCCCTTTTCATAGACCGCCGGCGGTTATTTTTTCGCAAAACGGTACAAACTGACCCAAATGAGATTTGGGAGGTTTTTCTATGGACGAGACCAGACAGAGGCAGGAGACCGGGGGAGAGGACGCCGAGGAGCGGGACAGCCGGCAGCAGCAGATCGTGGATATGGGCTCCGCCACCATCAAAACGGAAAAGGGGACCATCCACACGCTCACCATTGTGGGACAGATCGAGGGGCACCAGATCCTGCCCCCCACCAGCAAATCCACAAAATATGAACATGTTATGCCCTTGCTGGCCTCGGTGGAGGAGAGCGACGAGGTGGACGGACTGCTTATCCTGCTCAACACGGTAGGGGGAGACATTGAGGCGGGGCTTGCCATTTCAGAACTCATCTCCAGCATGCGGAAGCCCACGGTCTCCCTGGTCCTGGGCGGCGGGCATTCCATCGGGGTGCCCCTGGCGGTGTCGGCCAAGGTCTCCTTCATTGCGCCATCCGCGGCCATGACCATCCACCCGGTCCGCCTGTCCGGGACGGTCATCGGTGTCAGCCAGACCTTTAACTATTTCGAACGGATCCAGGACAGGATCATTACGTTTGTCACCCGTAATAGCCGCGTGAAGCGGGAGGACTTTACGAAGCTGATGCTCCAGACGGGGGAACTGGCGGCCGACATAGGCAGCGTGATCTATGGAGAGCAGGCGGTGCAGTTGGGTCTCATCGACCGCATCGGCGGCCTTGCCGACGCGCTGGAGTGCCTGCACGGCATGATCGAAGAGGAGCGGCGGGAAAAGCAGACGCCTCTGGGGTCTGGCAAAAGCCGCGTGTGAGCCCGGCGCGCGGCAGCGCAGGCAGGACACGCGAGCTCCTTCGGATGGTCAGGCAGGCGGGGCCTCCCAATCGTGTGGGAGCTCCGCATAAAATGCTGGAAATGTTTTGCCCCGTGTGGTAATATACTTTTGTATGCCCATCGGACATGTCCGGCGGGACTTTATTTACCTAGGGGGAACCGTTGTGAGTTACCTGTTTTCCGTTGCCATGGGCTTTCTTCAGGGCGTGGCGGAGTTCTTGCCCATTTCCAGCTCCGGCCACCTGGCCCTGTTCCAGTATTTTTTCGGCGGACAGAATCCGGAGGAGACCGACCTCCTCTTTACGGTGCTGCTCCATTTTGGAACACTGGTGGCCGTATGCGTCTACTACTGGCAGGATGTTGTGGATATGATCCGGGAGTTTTTCCTGGGAATCGGATCTCTGTTTTCCCAAAAGGGCGGCAGGGCCGCGCCGCCCCCGCCGGCCCGTCGTCTGGTGCTGATGATCGTTGTGGCGACCCTGCCCTTGTTCGCGGTCCTGCCCGTGAAAAGCAAGGTGGAGGCTGCTTTTACCAACGTGATTTTCGTCTCCGTCGCCCTCATAGCCACCGGCTTTCTTCTGTTTTTTTCCGATCGGGTCGCACAGGGCCGAAAGACAGCCAGAACTGCGACTATAAAAGACGCGCTCTTGGTGGGCTGTGCGCAGGCGGTGGGAACTCTGCCGGGCATCTCTCGGGCCGGCTCCACCATCTCAGCCGGGATGCTCTGCGGCTTTGAGCGCAGCTTCGCCGTCCGCTTTTCCTTCCTGATGTCTCTGCCCGCCGTGTTCGGCGCCAATCTGCTGGAGCTCATCGACGTGGCAAAGGAGGGCGGCTTTCAGATGGAGCTGCTGCCCATGTACCTGGTGGGCATGGCGGTCTCCGGCGTGGTGGGATACTTTGCGATCCGGCTGGTAAACCTGCTGGCGGACAAAGGTAAATTCGGAAAATTCGCCTATTATTGCTGGGCGGTGGGCCTGATCTCCCTGGTTGCCAGCTTTTTTGTAAAATAAAGATGAAATCACAGCGCGGCCACGGCAGATCCGCGGCCGCCGGCCCCTGAAAGGATGATTCCATGGCCTCTACACAAAAGAAGAACACAGGAGGGAAGCGCGCTGCCTCCTCTTCCGGAAAGCGGACAAGCGGCGCCACGGCCCGGAAGGGGAGCGGGGGCCGCCGGTCGTCGGCTGCGCCTCAGCCCAAGCCCATCCGCCGGGAGGTGGGGGCAGTGGTCTGTCTGCTGCTGGCCTTCTTTGCCGCCTTCGGTTATTTCAACATCAAGGCCCTCTTCATTGACCTCTTTTGCAGCCTGCTCAAGGGACTCTTCGGTTACGGCTTCTGGCTGGTGCCGCCCATGCTGGCGGTGGCCAGTTACATATTGGCCTTCCATCGGGGGCGGCCCGTACGGCTGCGGCTGTGGTGCGCCCTTCTGACCCCGCTGGTCATGGGCGCGATTCTGCACCTCTTCCTCTACAAGGGGGAATTCGCCATGGGTCTGGAGGGGATACAGGGACTTTGGACCCAAGGGCTGGAGGTCAAGTGCGGCGGTGTGGTGAGCGGTCTCATTGCCGAGACGCTGGTGCTGGTATTCAGCAGAGTTGGCGGCGGCGTCATTCTCATTTTGGGACAATGCCTGATGTTCCTGGGAGCCTTTCACCTGTCGGTGGTGGACATCGTGGATGCGTTCCGGAACCGCCCCCGTCCTGTGTACGAATACGAAGAGGAAGAGGAGACGCCTGAGCCGAAGCCGGCGCGGCGAAAGCCGGTTCCGGTGGAGGAGCGGCGACGCGCCGCCATTGATATCCCGGTGGATGACGGACCGGTCCCCCCGCCTGAGCGACACCCTGAACGCCCCTTCACACCCCAAAAAGAGCGGTTTTTCAATCGGAAAGCCGGCGTGCTGCCGCCCGACCAGGTGCTGACCGGCGGAAAGCCCATGGATGCGAAAGCACCTGAGGCGGCACCCGAGACGCAGTCCCCCGCGTCCGAGGAGGCAGGGATTGAGGTGCAGCCGATCCCTGTGCCGGAACCCGCAGCCGCTGAGCCCCCAGCGCCTGTTCAGGCCGAACCGGAGGTCCCCCCGATGCCGGAGATCGAGCGGGAACCGGCCGTAGAGAAGGTGACGCCCAAGGAGGCGCGGGCGGCGGCGGCCGAGGTGAGCCGGGACATTGAAAAAGGCATGGTGGAGGCTGTGCCTGCGGCCTACCAGTATCCGCCGGTCTCTCTGCTGACGGAGGGCGGCGGCGAGGTGGGGACCAGCGCGCAGAATGAGCTGAAAATGAACCAGGAGCGGCTGTCCGATACGATCCGCTCTTTCGGCATCGAGGCGAGGATTTCAGACGTGACCCGCGGCCCCTCGGTCACCCGGTACGAGGTGGAGCTGGATCAGGGCGTCCGGCTCAACAAGCTCACCAACCTTGCCGACGACATTGCCCTGGCGCTGGGGGCCACCGGCGTGCGCATCGCCCCCATCCCGGACAAGATCGCGACGGTGGGCATCGAGGTGCCCAACAAGTTGGTCTCTCCCGTCCATATCCATGAGGTCATCGACTCCAAGGCATTCCGGGATCACGCCTCCAAGGTGGCCTTTGCCGTGGGCAAGGACATCGGCGGAAACTGCATCGTAGGCAATATCGCAAAGCTGCCGCATCTGCTGATTGCCGGTACCACCGGCTCCGGTAAGTCGGTGTGTACCAACTCCCTGATCATTTCACTCCTCTACAAGGCTACGCCGGAGGAGGTCCGCCTGATCATGGTGGACCCCAAGATGGTGGAGCTCGGTATTTACAACGGGATTCCGCACCTGCTGATTCCCGTGGTCACCGATCCCAAGAAGGCGGCGGGCGCCCTGCAATGGGCGGTCAGCGAGATGATGAAGCGGTACCGGGCCTTTTCCGAGGTGGGTGTCCGGGATCTGGCGTCCTATAATGTCCATGCAGCCAAGACCGAGGGGATGGAAAAGATGCCCCAGGTGGTGGTGGTCATCGACGAGCTGGCTGACCTGATGCTGGTGGCCGCCAAGGAGGTGGAGGAATCCATCTGCCGGGTGGCCCAGATGGGCCGTGCCGCCGGAATGCACCTCATCATCGCCACCCAGCGGCCCTCCGCCGATGTCATCACCGGCCTGATGAAGGCGAACATTCCCAGCCGGATCGCCTTTGCCGTGGCCTCTGCGCTGGAGTCCCGCATCATTCTGGATACCACGGGGGCGGAAAAGCTGGTGGGCCGCGGCGATATGCTCTATTTCCCGCTGGGTTCCGGAAAGCCTCTCCGTGTCCAGGGCTGTCTCATTTCCGATGAGGAGGTGGCGTCCGTGGTGGAGTTCATCAAGAGGCAATCCACTGCCGAGTATGACGAAGAGGTCATTCACGAGATCGAGCAGCACGCCGCCGAAAAGGACAAGCAGGGCAAGGGGGTGGGAGGCTCGGCCCCCGAAGAGGTGGGAAACGACTACGATGAGCTCCTTCCCGCCGCCATTGAGGTGGTGGTAGAGACGGGGCAGGCATCGGTCTCCATGCTCCAGCGCCGCCTGAAGCTGGGCTACTCCCGCGCCGCCCGGCTGGTGGATCAGATGGAGGAGAAGGGGATCGTAGGCCCCTTTGAGGGCTCCAAGCCGCGGCAGTTGCTCATTACCAAGGAGCAATGGCAGGAGATGCAGTTCAAGCAGGGGCTGGTGGACGCCGCTCCGGAGCCCGTACCGGATGAACTGGAGTTCGAGGGGGATGCGGTGCCCCAGAGCCGGGAACTGCCTCCCTTTGATTTGGAGGATTGAGAAATGGAAGAGAGGATCGTGCCCGCCAGTGAAGCGGACGCAGAGGTGGTCCACACCGGCCTCAGAGCCTATAACGCGGGCTTCTGCGGCGATGTTCAGGACCTCTCCTTTGCTATTCGGGACGATAAGGGGACCTGTATCGCGGGGACCGATACGTTTCGGATCGGAGAACTGATTATGGTGGATGTCCTCTGGGTGGCGGAGAGCCGCCGGGGCCAGGGGTTGGGGCAGCGGCTCCTCTCCCACGTGGAGGAGGAGGGCCGACGACAGGGGGCCAGGCGGGTAGAGCTCAACACCTTCGGATTCCAGGCGCCCGGGTTTTATGAAAAGATGGGCTATCGGCTGATCGGAAAGGTAGAACCCAGCGTCCGGGCTTATGGGCATTACTACTACGAAAAAGACCTATAAAGAGGAGGGCCTGCCGCAAGCTGCGGCAGGCCCTCCTCTTTTATATGACCAACGTGCCGCTCTCGTCTTCCAGAAGGATCAATATCTTCTCCTCTTGGCCG contains:
- a CDS encoding FtsK/SpoIIIE family DNA translocase, coding for MASTQKKNTGGKRAASSSGKRTSGATARKGSGGRRSSAAPQPKPIRREVGAVVCLLLAFFAAFGYFNIKALFIDLFCSLLKGLFGYGFWLVPPMLAVASYILAFHRGRPVRLRLWCALLTPLVMGAILHLFLYKGEFAMGLEGIQGLWTQGLEVKCGGVVSGLIAETLVLVFSRVGGGVILILGQCLMFLGAFHLSVVDIVDAFRNRPRPVYEYEEEEETPEPKPARRKPVPVEERRRAAIDIPVDDGPVPPPERHPERPFTPQKERFFNRKAGVLPPDQVLTGGKPMDAKAPEAAPETQSPASEEAGIEVQPIPVPEPAAAEPPAPVQAEPEVPPMPEIEREPAVEKVTPKEARAAAAEVSRDIEKGMVEAVPAAYQYPPVSLLTEGGGEVGTSAQNELKMNQERLSDTIRSFGIEARISDVTRGPSVTRYEVELDQGVRLNKLTNLADDIALALGATGVRIAPIPDKIATVGIEVPNKLVSPVHIHEVIDSKAFRDHASKVAFAVGKDIGGNCIVGNIAKLPHLLIAGTTGSGKSVCTNSLIISLLYKATPEEVRLIMVDPKMVELGIYNGIPHLLIPVVTDPKKAAGALQWAVSEMMKRYRAFSEVGVRDLASYNVHAAKTEGMEKMPQVVVVIDELADLMLVAAKEVEESICRVAQMGRAAGMHLIIATQRPSADVITGLMKANIPSRIAFAVASALESRIILDTTGAEKLVGRGDMLYFPLGSGKPLRVQGCLISDEEVASVVEFIKRQSTAEYDEEVIHEIEQHAAEKDKQGKGVGGSAPEEVGNDYDELLPAAIEVVVETGQASVSMLQRRLKLGYSRAARLVDQMEEKGIVGPFEGSKPRQLLITKEQWQEMQFKQGLVDAAPEPVPDELEFEGDAVPQSRELPPFDLED
- a CDS encoding GNAT family N-acetyltransferase; amino-acid sequence: MEERIVPASEADAEVVHTGLRAYNAGFCGDVQDLSFAIRDDKGTCIAGTDTFRIGELIMVDVLWVAESRRGQGLGQRLLSHVEEEGRRQGARRVELNTFGFQAPGFYEKMGYRLIGKVEPSVRAYGHYYYEKDL